A region from the Agrobacterium cucumeris genome encodes:
- the hisD gene encoding histidinol dehydrogenase, translating to MAIWLEQASADFEQKFAAFLTTKREVSEDVNATVRDIINDVRQRGDAALAHYSQKFDGLDFTKVSMRVTADEIDAAYSAVDKNIIEALELAARRIEKHHARQMPKDDIYEDDIGVGLGSRWTAIEAVGLYVPGGTASYPSSVLMNAVPAKVAGVERIVMVVPANGGVINPAVLAAARIAGVEEIYRIGGAQAVAALAYGTETIAPVAKIVGPGNAYVAAAKRQVFGTVGIDMIAGPSEVLVIADRDNDPDWLAADLLAQAEHDRGAQSILITDNAELGKAVEAAVERQLKRLSRAETAAASWADFGAIILVEKLTDAIPLANRIAAEHLELAVDDPDALMTHIRNAGAIFVGRHTPEVIGDYVGGSNHVLPTARSARFSSGLSVLDFVKRTSILRLGPEQLRQLAPAAITLARSEGLDAHARSVSIRLNPES from the coding sequence GTGGCAATCTGGCTGGAGCAGGCATCGGCTGATTTCGAACAGAAATTCGCAGCCTTCCTGACAACCAAGAGGGAAGTTTCCGAAGACGTCAATGCGACGGTTCGCGACATCATCAACGATGTCCGTCAGCGTGGCGATGCGGCCCTTGCCCATTATTCCCAAAAATTCGACGGCCTCGATTTTACCAAGGTGTCAATGCGGGTGACGGCGGATGAAATCGATGCCGCCTATTCGGCGGTCGACAAAAACATCATCGAAGCCCTCGAACTCGCGGCCCGGCGCATTGAAAAACACCACGCGCGGCAGATGCCGAAGGACGACATCTACGAAGACGATATTGGTGTGGGTCTCGGCTCGCGCTGGACGGCCATCGAGGCTGTCGGCCTTTATGTGCCTGGTGGTACCGCCAGCTATCCCAGCTCTGTCCTGATGAATGCCGTACCGGCAAAGGTCGCCGGCGTGGAGCGCATCGTCATGGTCGTGCCGGCCAATGGCGGCGTGATAAACCCCGCGGTTCTTGCTGCGGCGCGTATCGCCGGTGTTGAGGAAATCTATCGCATCGGCGGCGCGCAGGCCGTCGCAGCCCTTGCCTATGGCACGGAAACCATCGCGCCGGTCGCCAAGATCGTCGGCCCCGGCAATGCCTATGTGGCCGCAGCAAAGCGGCAAGTCTTCGGCACCGTTGGTATCGACATGATCGCCGGACCTTCCGAAGTGCTCGTCATCGCCGACAGGGACAATGATCCGGACTGGCTGGCCGCCGATCTTCTGGCGCAGGCGGAGCATGATCGTGGGGCGCAATCCATCCTCATCACCGACAATGCCGAACTGGGCAAGGCGGTGGAAGCAGCCGTCGAACGGCAGTTGAAGCGCCTCTCGCGCGCCGAAACGGCGGCGGCGAGCTGGGCCGATTTCGGCGCGATCATTCTGGTTGAGAAGCTCACCGACGCCATTCCGCTGGCCAACCGCATCGCCGCCGAACATCTGGAACTCGCCGTCGACGATCCGGATGCGCTGATGACCCACATCCGCAATGCCGGTGCCATCTTCGTTGGGCGTCATACACCTGAGGTGATCGGCGATTATGTCGGCGGCTCCAACCATGTTCTGCCGACGGCGCGCTCGGCGCGCTTCTCCTCCGGGCTTTCGGTGCTGGATTTCGTCAAGCGCACCTCGATCCTGCGGCTTGGGCCAGAGCAGTTGCGCCAGCTTGCACCGGCAGCAATCACCCTTGCGCGTTCGGAAGGGCTGGATGCGCACGCGCGCTCGGTCTCCATTCGCCTCAATCCGGAAAGTTAA